A DNA window from Bacteroides cellulosilyticus contains the following coding sequences:
- a CDS encoding DUF4468 domain-containing protein, with protein sequence MKNLTQFLFMLLCICLPATAFADANKDKDDDSKYLAGAVPEVDGKVVFTKEFSIPGMSQEEIFKRMQNWMEARLKKNENTSRVVYTNPEEGQIVGTGDEWIVFSSSALSLDRTKILYQISVVCAPEKCTMEVEKIRFNYREGKEKYTAEEWIVDKYALNKAKTKLVRGLAKWRRKTVDFVDDLALGAAEALSASTVKKAAEAAEQKEAKKEEKSVVNSGPIVIAPKAEVEVKTPAETSKVTVIPATPLTPATPATSGTVPGYKEVAPDQLPANAIQMGAGKLVLVIGSDAFNMTMMTANAGGSLGKSSGKPVIFSFLSPDQPYEQMETAETYTVRFYPANQNEPSVVLECKKMPSQAPMEGQPRMYVGEILKAFVK encoded by the coding sequence ATGAAAAATTTGACACAGTTTCTTTTTATGCTGTTATGCATCTGTCTGCCGGCCACAGCGTTTGCAGACGCCAATAAAGATAAAGATGACGACAGCAAGTATCTGGCAGGTGCAGTACCCGAAGTAGATGGAAAAGTGGTATTCACCAAAGAATTCAGCATTCCCGGCATGTCGCAGGAAGAAATCTTCAAACGCATGCAGAATTGGATGGAAGCACGGCTGAAAAAGAATGAAAACACCAGTCGCGTAGTCTACACCAATCCGGAAGAAGGACAAATCGTAGGTACGGGAGACGAATGGATCGTGTTCAGTTCGAGTGCGCTTTCTCTGGACCGCACAAAGATACTCTATCAGATTTCAGTGGTCTGCGCACCTGAGAAGTGTACGATGGAAGTAGAGAAAATCCGTTTCAACTATCGCGAAGGCAAAGAGAAATATACGGCAGAAGAATGGATTGTGGACAAGTACGCACTGAATAAAGCCAAAACCAAATTGGTGCGCGGACTTGCCAAATGGCGTAGAAAAACAGTAGACTTTGTAGACGACCTGGCCCTTGGAGCAGCCGAAGCCCTCAGTGCAAGCACTGTTAAGAAAGCAGCCGAAGCAGCTGAGCAGAAGGAAGCAAAGAAAGAGGAAAAGAGTGTTGTAAACTCTGGTCCGATAGTAATTGCCCCAAAAGCAGAAGTTGAAGTGAAGACTCCGGCTGAAACCAGCAAAGTCACAGTAATCCCTGCCACTCCGCTCACCCCGGCTACTCCTGCAACGTCAGGTACAGTGCCCGGCTACAAAGAAGTAGCTCCGGATCAATTGCCGGCAAATGCCATCCAAATGGGTGCGGGCAAGTTAGTGCTTGTAATCGGCTCGGATGCTTTCAACATGACCATGATGACAGCAAACGCAGGTGGTTCATTGGGCAAATCATCAGGCAAGCCTGTTATTTTCAGCTTCCTTTCTCCCGACCAGCCTTACGAACAGATGGAGACGGCAGAAACTTACACTGTTCGTTTCTATCCGGCAAACCAAAACGAACCGTCAGTTGTTTTGGAATGTAAGAAGATGCCTTCACAAGCTCCGATGGAAGGTCAACCACGCATGTATGTGGGTGAAATCCTGAAGGCATTCGTAAAATAA
- a CDS encoding type II toxin-antitoxin system RelE/ParE family toxin produces MKLKWLPIATGHADNCYEFLAQKDKKAALGIYRKMTEGAAFLAKNPYAGPLESSLEDQVEVYRSLVVHKYYKLIYRVLEETQTVEIAAVWDVRRNPKTLSV; encoded by the coding sequence ATGAAGTTGAAATGGTTACCTATAGCAACCGGCCATGCTGATAATTGCTATGAATTTCTGGCACAAAAAGATAAAAAAGCTGCTCTTGGTATTTATAGGAAAATGACTGAGGGGGCAGCTTTTTTAGCTAAGAACCCTTACGCTGGTCCTTTAGAATCATCTTTAGAAGACCAAGTAGAGGTTTATCGTTCACTCGTAGTTCACAAGTATTATAAGCTAATCTATAGGGTGCTCGAAGAGACTCAAACAGTGGAAATTGCCGCAGTATGGGATGTTCGTCGCAATCCCAAAACGCTGAGTGTCTAA
- a CDS encoding queuosine precursor transporter, which produces MKQKVSVPFMLLGILFNVCLIAANLLETKVIQVFGITVTAGLLVFPISYIINDCIAEVWGFRKARLIIWSGFAMNFFVVMLGLIAVALPAAPFWEGEAHFNFVFGMAPRIVVASLTAFLVGSFLNAYVMSRMKVASGGRHFSARAIWSTVVGETADSLIFFPVAFGGIIAWPELLVMMCIQIVLKSLYEVLILPVTIRVVAAIKRIDGSDVYDQDISYNILKIKDI; this is translated from the coding sequence ATGAAGCAAAAAGTATCTGTACCCTTTATGCTGCTGGGTATTCTATTTAATGTTTGTCTGATTGCAGCTAATCTTCTTGAAACTAAAGTTATCCAGGTTTTCGGTATTACCGTTACCGCAGGGTTACTGGTTTTCCCTATTTCTTATATTATCAATGATTGCATTGCTGAAGTGTGGGGCTTTCGTAAAGCACGTCTCATTATCTGGAGTGGTTTTGCTATGAATTTCTTTGTGGTGATGCTTGGATTGATAGCCGTAGCATTACCGGCTGCGCCATTTTGGGAGGGGGAGGCTCACTTCAACTTTGTTTTCGGAATGGCGCCTCGTATTGTGGTGGCGAGTCTGACAGCTTTTCTGGTTGGTTCGTTCCTCAACGCTTATGTCATGAGTCGTATGAAAGTGGCAAGTGGCGGACGGCATTTCTCGGCTCGTGCCATCTGGTCGACTGTAGTGGGGGAGACGGCAGACTCTCTGATATTCTTTCCTGTTGCTTTCGGAGGAATTATTGCCTGGCCTGAATTACTGGTGATGATGTGTATTCAGATTGTATTGAAATCCCTGTATGAAGTGCTGATTCTTCCGGTCACTATCCGTGTTGTGGCGGCTATTAAACGTATTGACGGTAGTGATGTGTACGATCAGGATATTTCTTATAATATATTGAAAATCAAAGATATTTGA
- a CDS encoding histidine kinase dimerization/phospho-acceptor domain-containing protein: protein MKRLYILLILLGSVLHVSAGLTPQEQILRDSIFKVYHSMPVDTVRVEYLKDMYQQNIRADWSIELADSALQAAKALRNGRLELILCHEMFRYSQYRGDLPEMERQLALMKECSHRLKSYEYYFSSWEAVLDIQCSRGNIEYAVLQAKQMKADAEKLGYEKGIYTSYIALGSAYGYSEQYAEGAEAYKEALKCPMISTREKLDTYWGLSGCYIGLIDVENAVNILNQEKEILEQLAGAKPANYPLYRDRLLDNELRFCQIYAKVREIPKLKSHLLMAKKHYTEDVFLPYYFQYHLSWADYYHLVQDWDACFTELDLVLERSKGLQPWYERNVRKTKAQYLWDAGRKEAALDTYEEIVQIGDSLIHYFRAQQEETVQSNYRIKKELLKQAETQNKVRWLTFASVTILLIIILTFTIRTLYIRSLLKKAEAETRAASELARKANHMKDVFLKNIVNDIKVPLDSVVRLSKLLSVERSTLTPEQRTEYSSSITVNAEKLITLVNNVLDLSRLESGMMRFDIQSYDVVQLCRDAIYMAGMQEGNLANVIFEHDVESLMFRIDSSRFHKLMTSLFTAKDTVTIHCKLTGTNHEREIELAVTGSPLSISSSDRLQQIQHDINRLFVGISHGSYTVESEEARITVCFPLA from the coding sequence ATGAAACGACTTTATATCTTATTGATATTGTTAGGCTCAGTGCTGCACGTTTCTGCCGGATTGACTCCTCAGGAACAAATCTTGCGTGATAGTATTTTCAAAGTATATCATAGCATGCCGGTGGATACGGTACGTGTGGAATATCTGAAAGATATGTATCAGCAAAATATCAGGGCGGACTGGTCTATCGAGCTCGCTGACTCTGCTCTACAAGCAGCAAAAGCTCTTCGTAACGGACGGCTTGAGTTGATTCTTTGCCATGAAATGTTCCGATATTCGCAATATCGAGGAGACTTGCCGGAAATGGAACGACAATTGGCGCTTATGAAAGAGTGCAGTCATCGTTTGAAATCCTACGAATATTATTTTTCTTCCTGGGAAGCAGTGCTTGATATTCAATGTTCCAGAGGAAATATTGAATATGCTGTTTTGCAAGCTAAGCAGATGAAGGCGGATGCTGAAAAGTTGGGATATGAAAAAGGAATATACACTTCTTATATTGCTTTAGGCTCCGCTTATGGATACTCAGAACAGTATGCAGAAGGTGCAGAGGCTTATAAGGAAGCATTGAAGTGCCCGATGATAAGTACACGTGAGAAATTAGATACTTATTGGGGATTGAGCGGTTGTTATATTGGCCTGATAGATGTAGAGAATGCGGTGAATATTTTGAATCAGGAGAAAGAAATACTGGAACAATTAGCAGGAGCAAAGCCAGCTAATTATCCTTTATATCGGGACCGGTTGTTGGATAATGAACTGCGTTTCTGCCAGATCTATGCGAAAGTGAGAGAAATCCCTAAGCTAAAGTCCCATCTTTTGATGGCGAAGAAGCACTATACTGAAGACGTATTCCTGCCTTATTATTTTCAGTACCATCTCTCTTGGGCCGATTATTATCATCTGGTTCAAGACTGGGATGCTTGTTTTACAGAACTGGACTTGGTATTGGAACGTAGTAAAGGTCTGCAACCCTGGTATGAACGGAATGTCCGGAAGACAAAAGCACAATACCTGTGGGATGCCGGAAGGAAAGAAGCGGCTTTGGATACCTATGAAGAGATTGTTCAGATAGGTGACTCCCTTATACACTATTTCCGGGCACAACAGGAAGAGACTGTTCAGAGTAACTACCGGATAAAAAAGGAGTTACTGAAACAGGCGGAGACTCAGAATAAGGTAAGATGGTTGACTTTTGCTTCGGTTACGATACTCCTTATTATAATACTGACGTTTACCATCCGTACCTTGTATATTCGCTCTCTTCTGAAGAAAGCCGAAGCTGAGACACGTGCGGCAAGTGAACTGGCCCGGAAGGCTAACCACATGAAGGACGTCTTTTTAAAGAATATAGTCAATGATATAAAGGTGCCTCTGGACAGTGTTGTCCGGCTCTCTAAGCTATTGTCGGTTGAAAGAAGTACGCTTACGCCCGAACAAAGGACTGAGTATTCATCCAGCATTACGGTGAATGCGGAAAAGTTGATAACGTTGGTAAATAATGTGCTTGACCTGTCTCGCCTGGAGTCAGGAATGATGCGTTTCGATATACAATCGTATGATGTGGTCCAACTTTGTCGTGACGCGATTTATATGGCAGGCATGCAGGAGGGAAATCTTGCTAACGTTATTTTTGAGCACGATGTGGAGTCGTTGATGTTCCGCATTGATAGCAGCAGATTCCACAAATTAATGACTTCCCTCTTTACCGCGAAAGATACCGTTACAATTCATTGTAAACTTACCGGAACGAATCACGAGCGGGAGATTGAACTGGCAGTCACCGGAAGTCCTTTGTCTATATCTTCCTCCGACAGATTGCAGCAGATACAGCATGATATCAATCGTTTGTTTGTAGGAATCTCTCATGGTAGTTATACGGTTGAAAGTGAAGAAGCCCGTATCACCGTTTGCTTCCCGTTAGCATAG
- a CDS encoding pirin family protein has protein sequence MKKVIDKAESRGRALYDWLDSHHTFSFDTYYNPRRMNFGALRVLNDDRVEPGKGFGTHPHKNMEIISIPLKGKLKHGDSQKNSRSITPGDIQTMSAGTGIYHSEMNGSDTEPVEFLQIWVMPEKLNTPPAYQDYDIRPLLRKNELTLIVSPDGDAPAKMLQQAWFSIGEIEAGKKIGYHMHQSHAGVYIFVIEGEVKVDDTVLSRRDGMGVYDTHSFELETLKDSHILLMEVPM, from the coding sequence ATGAAAAAAGTAATAGACAAAGCGGAAAGCCGTGGACGTGCTCTATATGATTGGCTCGACAGTCACCATACATTCAGCTTCGACACCTATTATAACCCGCGTCGTATGAACTTCGGCGCCCTGCGTGTACTGAACGACGACCGTGTAGAACCAGGTAAAGGCTTCGGCACCCACCCGCATAAAAACATGGAAATTATCTCCATCCCTCTGAAAGGAAAGCTGAAACATGGCGACAGTCAGAAGAACAGCCGCTCCATCACTCCGGGTGACATACAGACCATGAGTGCCGGTACCGGTATTTATCACAGTGAAATGAACGGCAGTGACACCGAACCGGTAGAGTTCCTGCAAATCTGGGTAATGCCGGAGAAGCTGAATACACCACCTGCCTATCAGGATTATGACATCCGCCCGTTGCTGCGCAAGAACGAACTGACGTTGATTGTTTCACCGGACGGTGACGCTCCTGCCAAGATGCTGCAACAGGCATGGTTCTCCATCGGAGAGATAGAAGCAGGCAAAAAGATCGGCTACCACATGCACCAGTCGCATGCAGGGGTGTACATCTTCGTGATCGAAGGTGAAGTGAAGGTGGACGACACTGTACTCTCACGCCGTGACGGCATGGGTGTATATGACACTCACAGCTTTGAGCTGGAAACACTGAAAGACTCGCATATCCTGCTGATGGAAGTGCCCATGTAA
- a CDS encoding VOC family protein — MEIKAKFDHFNINVTNLERSIAFYDKALGLKEHHRKEASNGSFTLVYLTDNSTGFLLELTYLKDHPQAYELGENESHLCFRVAGDYEAIHQYHKEMGWVCFENTAMGLYFIHDPDDYWIEVLPAK, encoded by the coding sequence GTGGAAATAAAAGCTAAATTCGATCATTTTAATATCAACGTTACCAACTTGGAACGTAGTATTGCTTTCTATGACAAAGCATTGGGATTGAAAGAACATCATCGTAAAGAAGCCTCAAACGGCTCCTTCACATTGGTTTACCTGACAGATAACAGCACAGGTTTCCTCTTGGAACTGACTTATCTGAAAGATCATCCGCAAGCTTATGAACTTGGAGAGAACGAAAGCCATTTATGCTTCCGTGTTGCCGGTGATTATGAAGCTATTCACCAATACCATAAAGAAATGGGTTGGGTATGCTTTGAAAATACAGCTATGGGATTGTACTTCATCCATGATCCGGATGATTACTGGATAGAGGTGCTTCCGGCAAAATAG
- a CDS encoding 2-hydroxyacid dehydrogenase: MAYTIAFFGTKPYDEASFNEKNKEYDFELRYYKGHLNKHNVILTQGVDAVCIFVNDTADADVLRMMADNGVKLLALRCAGYNNVDLKAAAECGITVVRVPAYSPYAVAEYTVALMLSLNRKIPRATWRTRDGNFSLHGLLGFDMYGKTVGIIGTGKIAKKLIMILRGFGMNILAYDLYPDYNFAREHQVVYTTLDELYHSSDIISLHCPLTEQTKYLINDYSISKMKDGVMIINTGRGQLIHTNALIEGLKNKKIGSAGLDVYEEESEYFYEDQSDHIIDDDVLARLLSFNNVIVTSHQAFFTREALENIASTTLQNIREFTSGKALENKVI; the protein is encoded by the coding sequence ATGGCATATACAATTGCTTTTTTCGGCACCAAGCCCTATGACGAGGCTTCGTTCAATGAGAAAAATAAAGAGTACGATTTTGAACTCCGCTATTATAAAGGGCACCTGAACAAACACAACGTGATACTGACACAGGGTGTGGATGCCGTCTGCATATTCGTAAATGACACTGCAGACGCGGACGTGCTGCGTATGATGGCCGATAATGGCGTAAAATTGCTGGCATTGCGTTGTGCCGGGTACAACAATGTAGACCTAAAAGCAGCAGCCGAATGTGGCATCACGGTGGTACGTGTCCCCGCCTATTCGCCTTACGCCGTAGCTGAATATACCGTTGCCCTCATGCTTTCGCTGAACCGCAAAATTCCCCGTGCCACTTGGCGCACCCGTGACGGTAACTTCTCCCTGCATGGATTGCTCGGCTTCGACATGTACGGAAAAACAGTCGGCATCATCGGCACCGGAAAGATTGCAAAGAAGCTCATCATGATTCTGCGCGGCTTCGGAATGAACATTCTGGCTTATGACTTATATCCCGACTATAACTTTGCCCGCGAACATCAGGTAGTATATACCACGCTGGACGAACTTTATCACAGTTCGGACATCATTTCCCTACACTGCCCCCTCACCGAACAGACCAAATATCTCATCAACGACTACTCCATCAGCAAAATGAAGGACGGCGTAATGATTATAAATACAGGGCGCGGACAACTGATACACACCAATGCCCTGATAGAAGGCTTGAAAAATAAGAAAATCGGTTCCGCCGGACTGGATGTGTATGAAGAAGAAAGCGAATACTTCTACGAAGACCAATCGGACCACATCATTGATGACGACGTACTGGCACGCCTGCTTTCGTTCAATAATGTCATTGTAACCTCACACCAGGCGTTTTTCACCCGGGAAGCATTAGAAAACATTGCTTCGACTACATTGCAGAATATCAGAGAGTTTACAAGTGGGAAAGCCCTGGAAAATAAAGTAATATAA
- a CDS encoding sensor histidine kinase has product MKKKLLGLMLLSGLFAFSVAASDGVSLRQKAQQAVEAGNYEEAYQTYQELSSQCDSIYQQIYGEEIEDLRATYRIDELELQNKEYANRLLSYFIGIVLFLSAAFLVCFFFFRRQNKLLTISRKKLEEAKILAEESVKNKSLFLSNMSHEVRTPLNALAGFSSILSMDGIDDDTIRECDDIIRLNSDLLLKLINDVVDISCIDLEHMQFHLASCDAVALCKYVVQTMEKIKHTQADILFRSDLDSLMIDTDSSRLQQVLINLIVNASKFTKQGQITLSLEQKGDEAHFAVTDTGCGIAPELHSRLFGRFEKLDEKAQGTGLGLSICRLIIKRLGGDICIDPSYADGARFVFTHPLGERSEA; this is encoded by the coding sequence ATGAAAAAAAAACTTTTGGGTTTGATGCTGCTATCAGGACTATTCGCTTTCAGCGTTGCGGCTTCTGATGGCGTCTCACTAAGACAAAAGGCGCAGCAGGCAGTAGAGGCGGGAAACTATGAAGAAGCTTATCAGACTTATCAAGAGTTGAGCAGCCAGTGTGATTCTATCTATCAGCAGATTTACGGTGAAGAAATAGAAGACTTGCGTGCCACTTACCGGATAGACGAGCTTGAATTACAGAATAAAGAATATGCTAACCGTCTGCTTTCTTACTTCATCGGAATCGTCCTGTTTTTAAGTGCTGCTTTTTTAGTCTGTTTCTTCTTTTTCAGGCGACAGAATAAACTGCTTACCATTTCCCGGAAGAAGTTGGAAGAAGCTAAGATTCTGGCAGAAGAGTCGGTGAAGAATAAAAGCCTTTTCCTTTCCAATATGAGTCATGAAGTCAGAACTCCGCTGAATGCACTTGCCGGCTTTTCAAGCATTCTGAGCATGGATGGCATTGATGATGACACCATACGGGAGTGTGATGACATTATACGGCTGAACTCTGATTTACTGCTGAAACTGATTAATGATGTGGTGGATATTTCTTGTATAGACCTTGAGCACATGCAGTTTCATCTTGCTTCCTGCGATGCCGTAGCCTTATGTAAATATGTAGTGCAGACGATGGAAAAGATAAAGCATACACAAGCGGATATCCTGTTCCGTTCAGATTTGGATTCTCTTATGATAGATACTGATTCCTCCCGTTTACAACAAGTTCTGATCAACCTGATTGTCAATGCTTCTAAGTTTACGAAGCAGGGACAAATCACCTTGAGCCTGGAACAGAAGGGAGATGAGGCCCATTTTGCAGTAACTGATACCGGTTGCGGCATTGCTCCCGAACTCCATTCCCGCTTATTTGGAAGATTTGAGAAGCTGGATGAAAAAGCGCAGGGAACCGGATTAGGACTATCTATCTGCCGACTTATCATCAAGCGTCTGGGAGGTGATATTTGTATAGACCCTTCGTATGCAGACGGGGCACGGTTTGTTTTTACCCATCCGTTGGGAGAAAGGAGTGAGGCATGA
- a CDS encoding MBL fold metallo-hydrolase has translation MKLDYIYHSGFAIEADGVTVIIDYYKDSSETEYNKGIVHDYLLGRPGELYVLSSHFHPDHFNREVLLWKAGRPDIHYIFSKDILKHRRATREDATYINKGDVYEDPNIRIEAFGSTDVGISFLIDLQGIRLFHAGDLNNWHWSEESTPQEIRKAEGDFLAEVKCLQQTAPSVDVAMFPVDNRIGKDYMRGAEQFVERIKTAIFVPMHFSEEYKGGNAFREFAESKGCRFLSITRRGESFDITQ, from the coding sequence ATGAAACTTGATTACATTTACCATAGCGGCTTCGCGATTGAAGCGGACGGAGTGACAGTCATTATCGATTACTACAAAGATTCCTCTGAAACGGAATATAATAAAGGTATCGTTCATGACTATCTGTTGGGAAGACCCGGAGAACTATATGTGCTCTCTTCCCATTTTCACCCCGACCACTTTAATCGCGAAGTTCTTTTATGGAAAGCCGGACGCCCGGATATTCACTACATCTTCTCCAAGGACATCCTGAAACATCGTCGCGCCACACGTGAGGATGCCACCTATATAAATAAAGGTGATGTGTACGAAGACCCGAATATCCGTATCGAAGCATTCGGTTCCACGGACGTGGGCATCTCTTTTCTGATCGACCTGCAAGGCATCCGGCTGTTCCATGCTGGAGACTTGAATAACTGGCATTGGAGTGAAGAGTCCACCCCACAGGAAATCCGGAAAGCGGAAGGTGACTTCCTTGCCGAGGTGAAGTGCCTCCAGCAGACCGCCCCTTCGGTAGACGTAGCCATGTTTCCAGTGGACAACCGCATCGGAAAAGATTATATGAGAGGTGCGGAACAATTCGTGGAACGGATAAAAACCGCTATCTTTGTACCTATGCACTTCAGCGAGGAATACAAGGGCGGAAATGCTTTCCGGGAGTTTGCCGAAAGCAAAGGTTGCCGTTTCCTTTCCATCACCCGCAGGGGCGAAAGTTTCGATATTACTCAATAA
- a CDS encoding DcaP family trimeric outer membrane transporter — MKTILKVMFLLCGIGLIPSVAKAQEKVIIDDEASNGIVMVTIDKAGDEIVRIMNESQFRYIHDPKAPRFLLMDKKGKFALGIGGYVRATAEYDFGGIVDNMDFIPAYIPNASKVKNQFQMDASTSTIFLKLVGHTKLLGDFVVYTAGNFRGGDKVFQLRNAYMSFRNVTVGYTYGGFMDLAALPSTIDFQGPNGATFYRATQLAYTYKGLKNLRFHASIEVPSVDGATNDELSVAQQRMPDFTAYAQYGWGANSHLRVGGIVRSMTYTSTLSNHASDVTGWGVQASTSFNLSKKWEIFGQATYGKGIGQYLNDISNLNVDIVPNPEKEGKMQALPMLGWFAGAQYNICPKIFVSGTYSMSRLYSENGYPNDQPSSYRYGQYLVANVFWNVTPNMQVGAEYLRGWRTDFSNSTHHANRMNLLVQYSF, encoded by the coding sequence ATGAAGACAATCTTAAAAGTAATGTTTCTGTTGTGCGGCATCGGTCTTATTCCGTCCGTGGCTAAAGCACAAGAAAAAGTGATTATTGACGACGAGGCATCTAACGGCATCGTCATGGTTACCATCGACAAGGCAGGCGACGAGATCGTCCGTATCATGAACGAATCGCAATTCAGGTACATCCACGATCCTAAAGCCCCCCGCTTCCTGTTGATGGATAAAAAAGGGAAATTCGCCCTTGGTATCGGCGGATATGTGCGTGCCACTGCCGAATATGACTTTGGCGGCATCGTGGACAACATGGACTTCATCCCTGCCTACATTCCGAATGCCAGCAAAGTAAAGAACCAGTTCCAAATGGATGCAAGTACTTCCACCATCTTCCTGAAACTGGTAGGGCATACTAAATTGCTGGGCGATTTCGTTGTATATACTGCCGGTAACTTCCGTGGCGGCGATAAGGTATTCCAGTTGCGAAATGCTTATATGTCGTTCCGTAATGTAACGGTGGGTTATACTTATGGTGGGTTCATGGATTTGGCTGCATTGCCGTCCACTATCGACTTCCAAGGCCCCAATGGTGCAACTTTTTACCGTGCCACTCAACTTGCCTACACTTACAAAGGCTTGAAAAACTTGCGTTTCCATGCATCTATCGAAGTGCCAAGCGTAGATGGCGCCACGAATGACGAACTCAGCGTAGCCCAACAACGTATGCCGGACTTCACCGCTTACGCCCAATACGGCTGGGGAGCTAACAGCCATCTTCGTGTGGGTGGTATCGTGCGCAGCATGACGTATACCAGCACGCTCAGCAATCATGCATCCGATGTTACCGGATGGGGTGTACAGGCATCTACTTCGTTCAATCTCAGTAAGAAATGGGAAATCTTCGGGCAAGCTACTTACGGAAAAGGTATCGGACAATATTTGAATGATATAAGCAATCTGAATGTGGACATCGTTCCCAATCCAGAAAAAGAAGGCAAGATGCAGGCATTGCCTATGCTGGGCTGGTTTGCCGGGGCACAGTATAATATCTGTCCGAAAATATTCGTATCCGGCACATACAGTATGTCCAGATTATACTCTGAGAATGGTTATCCCAACGATCAACCAAGCAGTTATCGCTACGGACAGTATCTCGTAGCCAATGTATTCTGGAATGTCACTCCAAACATGCAGGTAGGAGCCGAATACCTCCGTGGCTGGCGTACAGATTTCAGCAATTCAACACACCATGCCAACCGAATGAATTTGTTGGTACAATATTCTTTCTAA
- a CDS encoding OmpP1/FadL family transporter, translated as MRKISLISFMMLIVSTSTFAGGLLTNTNQHAAFLRMLSRGATTEIDGALSNPAGLAFLPNDGFHMSLSIQSAFQTRNIDASCEGLGLNKYYEGKASAPVIPSLFAAYKMGDWTLSGFFGITGGGGKASFDDGLPMFDAMVIGGLGAQNIPSNVYSLKSYMDGKQYIYSVQLGLTYKATDWLSVFAGGRMNYFTGGYQGALNASAATNLPLPTGGTIPTGTELIGIDLDCSQTGWGFTPVIGLDAKLGKLNIGAKYEFMTNLNIENSTKENSLRMIGAAESELADYKHGVNTPNDIPSMLSIAAAYEFLPVLRASVEYHFFDDKSAGMANGKQKFLTKGTNEYLAGIEWDVTKHLTLSCGGQITDYGLSDDYQTDTSFSCDSYTLGFGAKLNLTARAALNVGYMWTTYDDYTKKSQNYNNTGLSGTNVYSRTNKVFGASINYRF; from the coding sequence ATGAGAAAAATTAGCTTGATTAGCTTTATGATGCTAATCGTTTCAACTTCAACTTTTGCAGGAGGACTGCTGACGAATACAAATCAGCATGCTGCTTTTCTTCGTATGCTATCCCGTGGTGCTACAACTGAAATAGATGGTGCTTTGTCCAATCCGGCAGGTCTGGCATTTTTGCCGAATGACGGTTTTCATATGTCTTTGAGTATTCAGAGTGCTTTCCAAACAAGAAATATCGATGCTTCGTGCGAAGGTTTGGGGCTGAATAAGTATTATGAGGGTAAGGCATCTGCTCCTGTCATTCCCAGTTTGTTTGCCGCTTATAAGATGGGTGACTGGACACTTTCCGGCTTTTTCGGCATTACTGGCGGCGGTGGAAAAGCCTCGTTTGATGATGGCCTTCCCATGTTCGATGCTATGGTGATAGGTGGATTGGGAGCCCAAAACATTCCGAGCAATGTCTATTCGCTGAAAAGCTACATGGATGGCAAGCAGTATATCTACTCTGTACAGTTGGGCTTGACTTATAAGGCAACGGACTGGCTTTCTGTCTTTGCGGGTGGTCGTATGAACTACTTTACTGGTGGTTATCAGGGTGCATTAAATGCCAGTGCCGCCACTAATTTGCCTTTGCCTACCGGAGGAACGATACCTACCGGCACGGAACTTATCGGCATCGACTTGGATTGCAGTCAGACCGGATGGGGATTTACTCCGGTTATCGGCTTGGATGCCAAGTTGGGCAAGCTGAACATTGGCGCAAAGTATGAGTTCATGACTAACCTGAACATTGAGAATTCCACTAAAGAGAACTCGCTTCGTATGATTGGTGCCGCTGAAAGTGAATTGGCGGATTACAAGCATGGTGTGAATACTCCGAATGATATCCCTTCCATGCTTTCTATAGCTGCCGCTTATGAGTTCCTTCCGGTATTGCGCGCATCTGTGGAATACCACTTCTTTGATGACAAGAGTGCAGGAATGGCCAATGGTAAACAGAAGTTTCTGACAAAGGGAACAAACGAGTATCTGGCAGGTATTGAGTGGGATGTAACCAAGCATTTGACTTTGAGTTGTGGAGGTCAGATTACAGACTATGGATTGTCTGACGACTATCAGACTGATACCAGTTTCTCATGTGATTCTTATACTCTGGGTTTTGGTGCCAAGCTGAATTTAACAGCAAGAGCCGCCCTGAACGTTGGCTACATGTGGACTACCTACGATGATTATACTAAAAAATCTCAGAACTATAATAATACCGGATTGAGCGGTACAAATGTCTATAGCCGTACAAATAAGGTGTTTGGCGCTAGCATTAACTACAGATTCTGA